One part of the Mariniblastus fucicola genome encodes these proteins:
- a CDS encoding RNA polymerase sigma factor, whose translation MESLYREHRQGLFTYALSILGCGQTAEDAIQNAFARLHDAPIPIGGIEDDKMVPYVFRCVRNCAIDLQRNQQRQQRLGESLFESVQQREDQASPDDAMLTQERAEQLRAAIDGLAELEREVVVLKIFAGLTFEQAGEMAETSPKTMATRYRRALLKLKDHLKGQL comes from the coding sequence ATGGAAAGCTTGTATCGAGAACACCGCCAGGGTTTGTTTACGTACGCGCTTTCGATCCTCGGATGTGGACAAACCGCTGAAGACGCGATTCAGAATGCATTTGCCCGTTTGCACGACGCTCCAATTCCGATCGGCGGAATTGAAGATGACAAAATGGTTCCCTACGTTTTTCGATGCGTACGCAATTGCGCGATCGACTTGCAGCGGAATCAGCAACGGCAACAGCGACTGGGCGAAAGTCTGTTTGAGAGCGTACAGCAACGGGAAGATCAGGCTTCACCTGACGATGCGATGTTGACTCAGGAACGAGCCGAACAGCTTCGGGCTGCGATCGATGGATTGGCTGAGCTTGAGCGAGAAGTTGTCGTTTTGAAAATTTTCGCTGGTTTGACATTTGAGCAGGCTGGGGAAATGGCCGAAACGTCTCCGAAAACAATGGCGACTCGATACCGTCGGGCGTTGCTGAAACTGAAAGATCATCTGAAAGGCCAGCTATGA
- the ccsA gene encoding cytochrome c biogenesis protein, with translation MATNSLPTKSGTAANRHGELSATDIATAIIAPLASLKLTVFLLFTAIAVVFIATLQQASMDMWSVKNMHYDNWFVTIPFQALLIERWFPGFQDVPGSFVIPSGKLIIYGLIINLVAAHLLRFRIKAKGVKLWIGLVTAVIAGVVTWAMSFNTFGTDGFQKAPPVSYSQMWLIMQVILLGLALSCVAGMFLTEKGKRIEKSILGIFAFLAAAVLMITIGLGKDAFIGDSGMRILWQLAQSTIAACVAWGACVLLFHRKAGIVLLHLGVVGLMANELYVTYTNEETRMQFVEGESTSVATDIRATEFVILDQSDPEFDEMVAIPESMLKSGELIQDERLPFSIRCLKFYDNARVDRASAPNKDIKGMGRMVDIVELPPSVSDQVDFAAARIELLSKSGESLGTWKVSQMLREFADTVSVGDKDYRIGLRFKSEYKPYALKLNDVKAEYYTGTSTPKWFSSNVELVDLETNSSSEHEIWMNNPLRYDGETFYQASYDASGGEEMSALQVVKNRGWMIPYICCMFTVVGLAGQFGSSLLAWLKKNKAQTESKLEKDDSGRPIRKRFNWKSPAFLVPSGIAAIFALYAMSGLSKSARPVVHESGMRLDRFGEIPITNKGRIQPLDSFARNTARQFSKREFVYDKDLTKQPAIRWLADTMFEADGYDEFRLFRIEDLEILDSLDLPKEAGAGEPKDVRFRYTLKQLEKAPPKLFSALPEPGTPESMWSPYQSRAQKHLGRIQQTLGLSAIVADTTDSASQRLDRQRGKMAAMLGDRPFPINPERWPRFIPKGNEWSTLSDADNRRWLIEKATDLESETVMGLYPKLLESSDSLRDYRLEESSTVLDQVDLKKLLFTPDRIDAAEKEGAKTPEEITSSILSSPAAQRVRLMAFNESDRLINSLLANMNGDENEISTSGESIDVQLSGLFQKMGVAYRAGDADTFNSLTEEYLGAVQATSEVSGFLSRMKAEKVYNGWSPFYVSMVLYLIAFVAVAFSWFMSFDQNFSKIFGRTAIAIVLIALLVQMIGLVFRVYISGRPPVTNLYSSALFVSAVFVAVMLLVEAITRLGVGTAMGSIGAFGALLWAWTMSIVDGDTFSVLVAVLDTQFWLSTHVVCITIGYGVTFGAGFLAVAYVLISMFTPALDKNVRRQFSSIIYGITCFALFFSFFGTVLGGLWGDDSWGRFWGWDPKENGALMIVLWSALLLHARWGGLVKERGIAILAILGNIVVLWSWKGVNSMGVGLHAYAGSEDSTVFWIVFVGAMHLVVAAVALTPTKFWYSHIRHAT, from the coding sequence ATGGCAACGAACTCGCTCCCGACTAAATCTGGTACTGCCGCAAATCGCCATGGCGAACTTTCGGCCACGGATATTGCCACTGCGATCATCGCTCCACTGGCTTCCTTGAAGCTCACCGTTTTCCTGTTGTTCACGGCGATCGCGGTCGTCTTTATCGCAACCTTGCAGCAGGCTTCGATGGACATGTGGTCCGTCAAGAACATGCACTATGACAACTGGTTCGTTACGATCCCGTTCCAGGCGTTGCTGATCGAACGTTGGTTTCCGGGCTTTCAGGACGTCCCAGGCAGCTTCGTCATCCCCAGTGGAAAATTGATTATCTATGGGTTGATCATCAACCTGGTCGCTGCGCACTTACTACGTTTTCGTATCAAAGCCAAAGGCGTGAAGCTGTGGATCGGATTGGTGACTGCGGTGATCGCGGGCGTCGTCACGTGGGCGATGAGCTTCAACACGTTTGGCACCGATGGGTTCCAGAAAGCTCCTCCTGTGAGCTATTCACAGATGTGGTTGATCATGCAAGTCATTTTGCTGGGGTTGGCCCTGTCCTGCGTCGCCGGGATGTTCCTGACTGAAAAAGGGAAACGTATCGAAAAATCGATCCTCGGCATCTTCGCTTTCCTCGCCGCCGCAGTTTTGATGATCACGATTGGTTTGGGAAAAGACGCGTTCATCGGCGATTCTGGAATGCGAATCCTGTGGCAGTTGGCTCAGTCCACGATCGCGGCTTGCGTTGCGTGGGGAGCCTGCGTTTTGCTGTTCCATCGGAAAGCCGGCATCGTGTTGCTGCACCTCGGAGTCGTCGGCTTGATGGCGAACGAGTTGTACGTGACGTACACGAACGAAGAGACACGAATGCAGTTCGTCGAAGGAGAATCCACCAGCGTCGCGACCGATATTCGCGCAACCGAGTTTGTGATCCTCGATCAGTCTGACCCTGAGTTTGACGAGATGGTGGCGATCCCGGAATCGATGCTTAAGTCTGGCGAACTGATTCAGGACGAGCGCCTTCCGTTCTCGATACGCTGCTTGAAGTTTTATGACAACGCCCGCGTCGACCGAGCATCTGCTCCCAACAAAGATATCAAAGGCATGGGGCGAATGGTTGACATTGTTGAGCTTCCGCCGAGCGTTAGCGATCAAGTTGATTTTGCGGCCGCGCGAATCGAACTGTTGTCCAAGTCCGGAGAATCGTTGGGCACGTGGAAGGTTTCGCAGATGCTTCGGGAGTTCGCGGATACCGTTTCGGTTGGTGACAAAGACTATCGCATTGGGTTGCGTTTCAAATCCGAGTACAAGCCATACGCTTTGAAACTGAACGACGTCAAAGCCGAATACTACACGGGTACTTCGACACCCAAATGGTTCTCTTCGAACGTGGAACTGGTGGACCTCGAAACGAATTCCAGTTCGGAACATGAGATCTGGATGAACAATCCGCTGCGATACGACGGCGAGACGTTTTACCAGGCCAGCTACGATGCATCGGGCGGTGAAGAAATGTCTGCGTTGCAAGTCGTGAAAAATCGCGGCTGGATGATCCCTTACATTTGTTGCATGTTCACAGTCGTTGGCCTTGCCGGCCAATTCGGCAGCTCGTTGCTTGCGTGGTTGAAGAAGAACAAGGCACAGACGGAATCAAAACTGGAAAAGGACGATTCCGGCCGTCCGATCAGAAAGCGGTTCAACTGGAAGTCTCCTGCGTTTCTTGTCCCAAGTGGCATCGCTGCGATTTTCGCTCTGTATGCCATGTCGGGCCTGTCCAAATCGGCGCGTCCGGTTGTCCATGAGTCCGGAATGCGATTGGATCGTTTCGGCGAAATCCCGATTACCAACAAGGGTCGCATCCAGCCTCTGGATTCGTTTGCTCGCAACACGGCCCGGCAATTCAGCAAACGCGAGTTCGTCTATGACAAAGACCTGACGAAACAGCCCGCCATTCGCTGGCTGGCGGACACGATGTTCGAAGCGGACGGCTATGATGAGTTTCGTCTGTTTCGCATCGAGGATTTGGAAATTCTGGACTCGCTGGACTTGCCCAAAGAGGCCGGAGCCGGCGAGCCGAAGGATGTCCGTTTTCGCTATACGCTCAAGCAACTTGAAAAAGCCCCACCGAAGCTGTTTTCAGCGCTGCCTGAACCGGGCACGCCCGAATCGATGTGGAGCCCGTATCAATCGAGGGCTCAAAAGCATCTGGGGCGCATCCAACAAACGCTAGGACTGTCCGCCATCGTTGCCGATACTACGGACTCAGCTTCGCAACGACTTGATCGCCAACGCGGCAAAATGGCTGCCATGCTTGGAGACCGTCCGTTCCCGATCAATCCGGAACGATGGCCGCGGTTCATTCCCAAAGGCAACGAGTGGAGTACTCTTTCGGATGCCGACAATCGCCGCTGGCTGATCGAGAAAGCGACCGATCTGGAGTCCGAAACGGTGATGGGACTGTACCCGAAGTTGCTTGAATCGAGCGATTCATTGCGTGATTATCGGCTGGAAGAATCGTCGACGGTTTTGGATCAGGTCGACCTGAAGAAATTGCTGTTCACGCCGGATCGAATCGATGCTGCGGAGAAAGAAGGGGCCAAAACGCCCGAGGAAATTACTTCTTCGATCCTGAGTTCACCTGCGGCACAGCGTGTTCGGCTGATGGCCTTCAACGAGTCCGATCGGCTGATCAACAGTCTGCTCGCCAACATGAATGGCGATGAAAACGAAATATCAACGTCTGGCGAATCGATTGACGTTCAACTTTCCGGGCTGTTTCAGAAGATGGGCGTAGCCTATCGGGCTGGCGACGCTGATACATTTAATTCACTGACCGAAGAGTACCTCGGTGCCGTTCAGGCAACGAGTGAAGTCAGTGGCTTCCTCAGCAGAATGAAAGCGGAGAAAGTCTACAACGGCTGGTCGCCGTTTTACGTCAGCATGGTGCTGTACTTGATCGCATTTGTTGCAGTTGCGTTTTCATGGTTCATGAGCTTTGACCAGAACTTCAGCAAGATCTTTGGCCGGACGGCAATCGCCATCGTACTGATCGCACTGCTGGTTCAGATGATTGGTTTGGTTTTTCGCGTTTACATTTCGGGTCGGCCGCCAGTTACGAATCTGTATTCGTCGGCTCTGTTCGTTTCCGCGGTGTTTGTCGCCGTGATGCTGCTTGTGGAAGCGATAACGCGACTGGGCGTTGGCACAGCGATGGGTAGTATCGGCGCGTTCGGTGCATTGCTTTGGGCATGGACAATGTCCATCGTTGATGGCGACACATTTTCGGTCCTGGTCGCTGTGCTCGACACGCAGTTCTGGCTTTCGACGCACGTTGTCTGCATCACGATTGGCTATGGTGTCACCTTTGGTGCAGGTTTCCTGGCGGTAGCCTACGTTCTTATCTCCATGTTCACGCCAGCGTTGGACAAAAACGTTCGAAGACAATTCTCCAGCATCATCTACGGGATCACTTGCTTCGCCCTCTTCTTCAGCTTCTTTGGGACCGTGCTTGGCGGGCTTTGGGGCGATGATTCCTGGGGACGATTTTGGGGCTGGGACCCGAAGGAGAATGGAGCATTGATGATCGTACTTTGGAGTGCACTGTTGCTTCACGCTCGCTGGGGCGGACTTGTGAAAGAACGCGGTATCGCCATCCTCGCAATTCTCGGCAACATCGTCGTGCTGTGGAGCTGGAAAGGCGTGAACAGCATGGGCGTCGGTCTGCACGCTTATGCGGGCTCCGAAGATAGCACGGTTTTCTGGATCGTCTTCGTTGGTGCGATGCATCTGGTCGTTGCTGCAGTCGCCCTGACTCCAACGAAGTTCTGGTACAGCCACATACGACACGCCACATAG
- a CDS encoding PHB depolymerase family esterase codes for MKIRKLTSAIVLLGTLLAAVAYPSTLPGQDQQPSGDQSTSAGAKAVASNSALDQLIESNSIAQLLKGDDLELDSADLPAVRSALWKKLKTETREDVARKKEDETQPYSIKYRRGRRSNAKIVESVLDVRTIEFNGKVMRFATEVKGKKPESGYPLYISLHGGGSGPNGRVNDQQWLNQTKIWSRSVETGIHVTPRAVSNTWDLHFRPASYVMYDRLIENMIAFHDVDPNRVYILGFSAGGDGLYQITARMPDRFAATNMMAGHHNNVSVVNYRNVPFLIQMGEKDAAFKRNIQAAKFDAKLNEAAESFGGYPHETLIHLDGNHNNWIPASSMLSRQENIVIADPGKWLDGDRTTATKNTNSIVWLSKHTRNPWPNRVRWEIGCGAPSRSGVAEDDNTFWTSKARSRQFYWLENNDDSRTKGIVDVSYDRNSRINIEACGDSIKLLLREEMFDFSRPITITAGGKDYSVTPKPHLKTMVQTLVDRGDVNYAFPVAIEVRKNKNGKFSFDGDVKAGRPNTGNDSNSR; via the coding sequence ATGAAAATCCGCAAGCTAACTTCTGCGATCGTACTTCTGGGCACGTTGCTCGCCGCCGTTGCATACCCTTCCACACTGCCTGGCCAGGACCAACAACCTTCAGGTGATCAAAGCACATCCGCTGGCGCAAAAGCAGTCGCCAGCAACAGCGCTCTGGATCAACTCATTGAATCCAACTCAATCGCTCAGCTCTTGAAGGGCGATGATCTCGAGCTCGATTCCGCTGACTTGCCCGCCGTCAGGAGTGCGCTTTGGAAGAAACTCAAGACAGAGACTCGCGAGGACGTGGCCCGAAAAAAGGAAGACGAAACGCAACCTTATTCGATCAAGTATCGCCGAGGTCGCAGAAGCAACGCGAAAATAGTTGAGTCCGTTTTGGACGTGCGCACGATTGAATTCAACGGAAAAGTGATGCGTTTTGCCACTGAGGTGAAAGGCAAGAAGCCAGAATCCGGATATCCGCTCTACATCTCGCTGCATGGAGGAGGCAGTGGCCCCAACGGTCGAGTCAACGATCAGCAGTGGCTGAACCAGACAAAGATCTGGAGCCGATCGGTTGAAACAGGTATCCATGTGACTCCGCGTGCGGTTTCCAACACCTGGGACTTACACTTCAGACCAGCTTCTTACGTAATGTACGACCGGTTGATCGAAAACATGATCGCGTTTCACGATGTTGATCCAAACCGGGTTTACATTCTTGGGTTCTCGGCGGGAGGCGACGGACTTTATCAGATCACTGCGAGGATGCCGGACCGATTCGCGGCCACGAACATGATGGCTGGGCATCACAACAACGTTAGCGTCGTCAACTATCGTAACGTCCCCTTCCTGATCCAGATGGGAGAGAAAGACGCAGCTTTCAAACGTAACATCCAAGCCGCAAAGTTCGATGCGAAATTGAACGAGGCCGCAGAATCATTTGGAGGCTATCCGCATGAAACACTGATCCACCTTGACGGAAATCACAACAACTGGATTCCCGCATCAAGCATGTTGTCTCGACAGGAAAACATCGTGATTGCCGATCCGGGCAAGTGGCTCGACGGTGATCGAACCACCGCTACGAAAAATACAAACAGCATTGTCTGGCTGAGCAAACATACGAGAAATCCGTGGCCCAATCGAGTTCGCTGGGAGATCGGATGCGGAGCGCCCAGTCGCTCCGGGGTGGCGGAAGACGACAATACATTTTGGACCAGCAAGGCAAGAAGCCGTCAGTTCTATTGGCTGGAGAACAACGACGACTCTCGCACGAAAGGAATCGTCGACGTCAGCTATGATCGGAATTCCCGGATCAACATTGAAGCATGCGGCGATTCGATCAAGCTGCTGCTGCGTGAAGAGATGTTTGACTTTTCACGCCCCATCACTATCACCGCCGGCGGCAAAGACTATTCGGTAACGCCAAAGCCACACCTGAAAACGATGGTGCAAACGCTGGTCGACCGAGGGGATGTCAACTATGCGTTTCCTGTGGCCATCGAAGTCAGGAAAAACAAGAACGGCAAGTTTTCGTTTGATGGAGACGTCAAAGCCGGAAGGCCGAACACCGGCAACGACAGCAACTCTCGCTAG
- a CDS encoding class I SAM-dependent methyltransferase translates to MPFFSDMKILYHMLVKPVRGDDHAQRMESFYGGQAKNYDDFRRRLLRGREELYQKIDKPAGGVWVDMGGGTGANIENLADSIEQLSKVYVVDLSESLLKIATDRFEKKGWGNAQSVCADATKWQPPEGQADVVTFSYSLTMIPDWFAAIENALRMLKPGGLIGVVDFYVGRKYPPESLKKQKWLSRTLWQPWFATDNVFPSPDHLPFLMDRFEKVHLLEDRFRMPYVPLLRTPYYQFIGRKPE, encoded by the coding sequence ATGCCATTTTTCTCCGACATGAAAATCCTCTACCACATGCTGGTCAAGCCAGTTCGTGGTGATGACCACGCGCAGCGGATGGAAAGTTTCTATGGTGGGCAGGCGAAAAATTACGATGACTTTCGCCGCAGATTGTTGCGTGGACGCGAAGAGCTGTATCAGAAGATCGACAAACCCGCAGGCGGCGTGTGGGTCGACATGGGCGGAGGCACCGGTGCGAATATCGAAAACCTCGCGGACAGTATTGAACAGCTTTCCAAAGTCTACGTCGTTGACCTTTCGGAATCGCTTTTGAAAATCGCGACCGATCGATTCGAGAAAAAAGGCTGGGGCAATGCTCAATCGGTTTGCGCCGATGCCACCAAATGGCAGCCGCCTGAAGGCCAGGCAGACGTCGTGACTTTTTCGTATTCGCTGACCATGATTCCCGACTGGTTCGCCGCGATCGAAAACGCATTGCGAATGCTCAAACCCGGTGGGCTGATCGGCGTCGTGGATTTCTATGTCGGACGCAAGTATCCGCCAGAAAGTTTGAAAAAGCAAAAGTGGCTTTCACGTACGCTGTGGCAGCCCTGGTTTGCGACGGACAATGTGTTTCCTTCTCCGGATCACTTGCCGTTTCTGATGGACCGGTTCGAGAAAGTCCATTTGCTCGAAGATCGTTTCCGAATGCCCTACGTGCCGCTGCTGCGAACGCCCTACTATCAATTCATCGGGCGAAAGCCTGAATAG
- a CDS encoding DUF3419 family protein gives MAIFDWVSRRVFQSVHGNNLVYNTCWEDPRLDRVALDFGPEDNVMVITSAGCNALDYSLAGPNHVHAVDMNPRQNALLDLKKSAIRNLEFDDFFKMFGDGRLPGAKAVYTDKLRGELPTWSQDFWDKKIKWFDNPKKTFYFRGTSGAFARMVKAYTDKVIRVRPHINALLDAKSIEEQRDIYEKHLKDKFWSSLMKFAMNRDTTMSMLGVPKAQRRQIETQYPGGLVKFIQDCVESVFAELPIQDNYFWRVYLNGQYTRECCPEYLKEENFQQLKNGIVDRVSTHTDSVQGFLEKHDGQISRFILLDHMDWLSDQFFPLLESEWQAIIDKAAPGARLIWRSGGLRTDFIEHVKVKHNGEIQNVSPMLSYRPELSTELHEKDRVHTYGSFYIAELGA, from the coding sequence ATGGCGATTTTTGACTGGGTGAGTCGACGCGTTTTTCAGTCGGTTCACGGTAATAATCTGGTTTACAACACCTGCTGGGAAGATCCCAGGCTCGATCGCGTTGCGCTGGATTTTGGCCCCGAAGACAACGTCATGGTGATCACGTCGGCCGGATGTAACGCGCTCGATTATTCGCTCGCCGGACCAAATCATGTCCACGCCGTCGATATGAATCCGCGCCAAAATGCGTTGCTGGATCTGAAAAAATCGGCCATCAGAAACCTCGAGTTCGATGACTTTTTCAAAATGTTTGGCGACGGTCGATTGCCGGGAGCCAAAGCCGTCTATACGGACAAACTTCGGGGCGAATTGCCGACGTGGTCTCAGGATTTCTGGGACAAGAAAATCAAATGGTTCGACAATCCCAAAAAGACATTCTACTTTCGCGGGACATCAGGTGCGTTTGCGCGAATGGTCAAGGCTTACACCGACAAAGTGATCCGCGTTCGGCCTCATATTAATGCGCTGCTGGATGCGAAGTCGATCGAAGAGCAACGCGATATCTACGAGAAACATCTCAAAGATAAATTTTGGTCGAGCTTGATGAAGTTCGCCATGAATCGGGATACGACGATGTCGATGCTGGGCGTTCCAAAAGCCCAACGACGTCAAATCGAAACGCAGTATCCGGGTGGATTGGTAAAGTTCATTCAGGACTGTGTCGAAAGCGTGTTCGCTGAACTTCCGATTCAGGATAACTATTTCTGGCGCGTCTATCTGAACGGACAGTACACGCGTGAGTGTTGCCCGGAGTATCTGAAGGAAGAAAACTTTCAGCAGCTAAAGAACGGAATCGTTGATCGCGTTTCGACTCACACCGATTCGGTTCAGGGGTTCCTGGAAAAGCACGACGGCCAAATCTCAAGGTTCATTTTGCTGGACCATATGGATTGGCTCAGCGATCAATTCTTTCCATTGCTGGAGTCGGAATGGCAAGCCATCATCGACAAAGCTGCTCCCGGAGCGCGTTTGATTTGGCGCAGCGGCGGGTTGCGAACGGACTTCATTGAGCATGTGAAAGTCAAGCACAACGGCGAGATCCAGAACGTCTCTCCGATGTTGAGCTATCGGCCAGAGTTGTCGACTGAGTTGCACGAAAAGGACCGGGTTCACACCTACGGCAGTTTCTACATTGCCGAACTGGGTGCCTGA
- a CDS encoding DUF455 family protein, translating into MNITEFAEQVVFSNSLEEKLAAPGKLSFDRHTSARLVSEKSLRTPGRPSHLLMQHQPGRNVQPPREDQLENEKSRGQLLHFLANHELLATELMALVLLKFPNAPRAFRQGVLVTLQEEQLHTRMYLERMKQCGVEFGTWPVSGQFWRIVEPMDSPMDFVSRLSLTFEQANLDFSLHYSKVFARIGDHHTAGLLQKIYEDEIGHVQHGLHWFRQWKEPGKSDFDAWQETLDFPMSPGRARGPRSCFNREGRRKAGLSDEFIDAIEIFGQSKDRSAAVRWFDPGAEAELRAANLQARGDQTDPMMQQLGKELEFVLVALSKPDDMLLVRELPSQELQKHWVDAGVEFPEFCLFEDQQSLLHRKLNRLEPWAWTPANQVRVETVRNSVRHQPGLWLDSQAELFRKSWAANKIDRWFDSANETPSWMAGVECSGIPVGNQYSLDEALSQIASRGFDVAIYKHDLGSSGRGMHRIATRKPAPQKQFRSDIEAIVEPWLERVVDLSFLWHVDQAGELKFLGWTRPLVSKGGRYEGTKLGSPFYDCDPEVRKFLLSEKCLKLKLTQQWLERNLLPELTSRQFRGNFGVDAFVFRNRESSLKIRPFVELNPRTTMGHVALAIEKRTADGAKGMFRVLTQSQYRSQKDRLESLAIEFDSHGRWKSGVVWFGERSDSAKLIPCVIIEPPAGKSAHKKTRAKS; encoded by the coding sequence ATGAATATCACTGAATTCGCCGAGCAGGTCGTATTCTCGAACTCGCTAGAGGAAAAGCTTGCCGCACCAGGGAAGCTGAGCTTCGATCGTCACACGAGCGCACGGCTGGTGTCGGAAAAATCACTTCGAACTCCCGGCAGGCCGTCTCACCTGTTGATGCAGCATCAACCTGGACGAAACGTTCAGCCGCCTCGTGAAGATCAGCTTGAGAACGAAAAATCGCGAGGCCAATTGCTGCACTTTTTGGCCAACCATGAGCTATTGGCGACAGAGCTAATGGCCTTGGTGTTGCTTAAATTTCCCAATGCTCCGCGGGCTTTTCGCCAAGGCGTTTTGGTGACGCTGCAGGAGGAGCAGCTTCACACTCGGATGTATCTCGAACGGATGAAGCAGTGTGGCGTCGAGTTCGGGACTTGGCCAGTCAGTGGTCAGTTTTGGCGAATCGTTGAGCCGATGGATTCGCCGATGGATTTCGTGTCGCGGCTGAGTTTGACCTTCGAGCAAGCCAACCTCGACTTTAGTCTGCACTATTCCAAAGTTTTCGCACGCATCGGCGATCACCATACCGCAGGCTTGCTGCAGAAAATCTACGAAGACGAAATCGGTCACGTACAGCATGGTCTGCACTGGTTTCGGCAATGGAAAGAGCCGGGGAAAAGTGACTTCGACGCCTGGCAAGAAACGCTCGACTTTCCAATGTCTCCCGGTCGGGCTCGCGGGCCGAGGTCGTGTTTCAATCGCGAAGGCAGACGCAAAGCTGGCCTGAGCGACGAGTTTATTGACGCGATCGAGATTTTTGGCCAATCCAAAGACCGCTCGGCCGCCGTTCGCTGGTTCGATCCCGGAGCCGAGGCTGAACTTCGTGCCGCAAATCTGCAAGCCCGCGGTGACCAAACCGATCCAATGATGCAACAGCTGGGGAAGGAGTTGGAGTTCGTGCTGGTCGCGCTCTCAAAGCCTGACGACATGCTGTTGGTTCGTGAACTTCCGTCGCAGGAACTTCAGAAGCACTGGGTCGATGCCGGAGTTGAATTCCCGGAGTTCTGTCTGTTTGAAGATCAGCAATCTTTGCTGCATCGAAAACTAAATCGACTTGAGCCTTGGGCGTGGACGCCCGCCAACCAGGTCCGTGTCGAAACCGTTCGCAATTCCGTTCGACATCAACCGGGGCTGTGGCTGGATTCGCAGGCCGAACTGTTTCGAAAATCATGGGCAGCCAATAAGATCGATCGTTGGTTTGATTCAGCGAATGAAACTCCTTCCTGGATGGCGGGTGTTGAGTGCAGCGGCATTCCGGTCGGCAATCAGTATTCCCTGGACGAAGCACTTTCCCAAATCGCAAGCCGTGGATTTGATGTCGCGATCTACAAACATGACCTTGGCTCATCAGGGCGCGGCATGCATCGAATCGCAACGCGAAAGCCGGCTCCGCAGAAGCAGTTTCGTTCGGATATCGAAGCCATTGTTGAGCCGTGGCTAGAACGAGTCGTTGACCTTTCGTTTTTGTGGCACGTCGATCAAGCTGGCGAGCTGAAGTTTCTTGGCTGGACCCGCCCGCTGGTTTCCAAAGGCGGCCGCTACGAAGGCACCAAGCTTGGGAGCCCGTTTTACGATTGTGATCCGGAAGTGCGAAAGTTCTTGCTGTCCGAAAAATGCCTGAAACTCAAATTGACGCAACAGTGGCTGGAACGCAACCTGCTGCCGGAGTTGACGTCGCGACAGTTTCGCGGCAACTTTGGAGTCGACGCGTTCGTGTTTCGGAACAGGGAATCGTCCCTGAAAATACGCCCCTTCGTGGAGCTCAATCCACGGACGACGATGGGCCATGTTGCTTTGGCAATCGAAAAAAGAACCGCTGACGGCGCCAAAGGAATGTTCCGCGTGCTAACTCAATCTCAGTACCGATCACAAAAAGATCGATTGGAGTCGCTGGCGATCGAATTTGATTCTCATGGCCGCTGGAAGTCAGGTGTCGTCTGGTTTGGCGAGCGTAGCGACAGTGCAAAACTGATTCCCTGCGTGATCATTGAACCGCCTGCGGGAAAATCGGCGCATAAAAAAACACGAGCCAAAAGTTGA
- a CDS encoding DUF1700 domain-containing protein — protein MSDTMIKENPFSSQPTTSAFTEESTYQAVCKSAVASAIFAVLGLSAFLAQMFMLLPILGIVFALLALKAIRAYPDELVGKGAAKFGLLLSAVCLIGSGAMHSFIYATEVPEGYRRISFAELKPSSRGTDAQGFPKRAAELDGEKVFIKGYVRPPSGKQYGLKSFIMVGDFGDCCFGGDPAITDVVAIKIQSDDTVNYGYGLRRIGGTFRLNPSTAASDEEEIPRVFYEIEADHVR, from the coding sequence ATGTCTGACACGATGATCAAAGAAAACCCCTTCTCATCCCAGCCCACGACTTCTGCCTTCACAGAAGAATCGACCTACCAGGCCGTTTGCAAATCAGCAGTCGCTTCTGCGATCTTCGCAGTTTTGGGACTGTCCGCGTTTCTGGCTCAGATGTTTATGCTGTTGCCGATCCTGGGCATTGTTTTCGCGTTGCTTGCATTGAAAGCGATTCGCGCCTACCCCGATGAACTTGTTGGAAAAGGCGCGGCAAAATTTGGATTGCTGTTGAGTGCAGTTTGTCTGATTGGCAGCGGAGCCATGCACAGCTTCATTTACGCGACGGAAGTCCCGGAAGGATATCGTCGAATTTCGTTCGCCGAGTTGAAGCCTTCCAGTCGAGGAACAGACGCGCAGGGATTTCCCAAGCGTGCTGCGGAGCTTGATGGCGAAAAAGTTTTCATCAAAGGCTACGTGCGCCCGCCCAGCGGGAAGCAGTATGGGCTGAAAAGCTTTATCATGGTCGGTGACTTTGGCGACTGTTGCTTCGGCGGTGATCCAGCGATCACAGATGTCGTTGCCATCAAAATTCAGTCAGACGATACAGTCAACTATGGCTATGGTTTGCGGCGAATTGGCGGAACGTTCCGACTCAATCCTTCAACTGCAGCTTCGGACGAAGAAGAAATCCCACGGGTGTTCTATGAAATCGAAGCAGATCACGTCCGATAG